One region of Macadamia integrifolia cultivar HAES 741 chromosome 11, SCU_Mint_v3, whole genome shotgun sequence genomic DNA includes:
- the LOC122092806 gene encoding uncharacterized protein LOC122092806, whose protein sequence is MPSYLRFLVPSSPPSFAVNTHLGPIYTYVVDGAHLQPAMLQSNIQIAFSKNTCRTVTFTNSFPIVHCAGTLQLNINAGEKSDAGHNLLAEADTGLLPKQTISEDVEGDSDSDSDEGVGDVDHKELRRRRKIGLANKGKIPWNKGRKHSAETRTLIKQKTIEALSDPKVRRKMSEYPHAHTEQSKARIGYAQRQVWAKRLKWKRQGEKLYLKWALSIAEAARRGGNNQHELEWDSFDKIKVELAVKQLQWAADKEREKELAKLRRENAAEAKAEKMARITLKRKKKGKKVKPKGITKRKIDKSMGEKEDLAVSKEIKLKAVLAKIHRRKSINSQVGSQEDTTTGHQPATEKWDLKFIQREKLRKEISLADQIEAARSRRAEYAAQESLAESRSHPSITWSMGEEKS, encoded by the exons ATGCCATCTTACCT GAGATTTCTGGTTCCGAGCTCACCTCCTAGTTTTGCTGTCAACACCCATTTGGGGCCAATATACACTTATGTGGTCGATGGTGCACATTTGCAACCAGCCATGTTACAATCAAATATCCAAATAGCTTTTTCGAAGAACACATGTCGTACAGTTACATTCACTAATTCCTTCCCAATTGTGCACTGTGCTGGAACATTACAACTCAACATAAACGCTGGAGAGAAATCTGACGCTGGGCATAACCTTCTGGCAGAAGCTGATACGGGATTATTGCCGAAACAGACCATCTCTGAAGATGTTGAAGGTGATAgtgattctgattctgatgaaGGGGTTGGTGATGTGGATCATAAGGAAttacggagaagaagaaagatagggTTAgcaaataaagggaaaattccTTGGAACAAAGGCCGGAAGCATAGTGCAG AAACCCGCACTCTGATCAAGCAGAAAACTATAGAAGCTTTGAGTGACCCCAAG GTCCGAAGGAAGATGTCCGAGTACCCTCATGCTCATAC CGAGCAAAGCAAGGCAAGAATAGGCTATGCACAGAGACAGGTTTGGGCAAAGCGCTTGAAATGGAAAAGACAgggtgagaaattatatctGAAATGGGCATTAAGCATAGCAGAAGCAGCCAGGAGAGGTGGGAACAACCAACATGAACTAGAATGGGATAGCTTTGACAAGATAAAAGTTGAACTTGCTGTTAAACAGCTTCAGTGGGCTGCAGAcaaggaaagggaaaaggagCTTGCAAAATTAAGAAGAGAAAATGCAGCTGAGGCAAAAGCTGAGAAGATGGCAAGGATTACcctgaagagaaaaaagaagggaaagaaagtgaaaCCTAAAGGAATAACGAAGCGAAAGATTGATAAATCaatgggagagaaagaagacttGGCTGTTTCAAAGGAGATAAAACTCAAAGCAGTATTAGCAAAG ATTCACAGAAGGAAGTCAATAAACAGTCAAGTTGGTAGTCAAGAGGACACAACAACAGGACATCAGCCGGCTACTGAAAAATGGGATCTAAAGTTTATTCAGAGAGAAAAATTGCGAAAAGAAATTTCACTTGCTGATCAGATCGAAGCTGCAAGGAGCAGAAGAGCAGAATATGCAGCACAGGAATCTCTGGCAGAGTCTAGGAGTCATCCTTCCATTACATGGTCaatgggagaagagaagagttAG